The Cyclobacterium amurskyense genome contains the following window.
AAATCTTGCTAAGCAGCCAAAATAACTGTGTTTATGAAAATAATCAAACAAGCCCTTTTCATCTTAATGGCATTGTTCCTTCTGTACTTTTCCTTTACTACGGTAAGGCAAATAGTGGTATTTGGTCCAGAGAAGTTGAGTCTTGGGGAGTCCTTTTTTCTTGGGTTCTTAATTAATTTATGTGTGACCGGTATTTTTGCATTCCCAGGTTTTGTCTTTCCCACTAGCAAATTGCTTCCAGATAACTACTATACCATTAAAAACTCTTCAAAATTAATGCGCTTATACAGCATTTTAGGGGTAAAATATTTTCAAAAACTATTATTGCTATTCTTTTGGGGTAAAAAGGCCAACCGGAAAAAGTTTTTTGATGGAACAAAAAATGGTTTGGAGCGCTTTAGTTACCAATCCAAACAATCTGAATTTGGGCATTTAGGACCTCTTTTTGTTATTCTGTTGGTAGCAATATTAATGGCCTTTTCCTCCTATTATCTATTGGTATTTTTTATCGTTGTTATAAATATTATAGGTAATCTTTACCCCGTAATCCTTCAAAGGTACCATAGGATAAGAATTGGTAAAATATTGTCAACCTGAAAATTGCTGAAAATTTATCAGCCATGAGAGTTTATCATTTGCTATGGTGCTGGTTAGGAAATAGAAACAGTTGGGGGATTTGAAATAATGTTATAGGTTTTAGTAGAAGGAAAAAAATAGCAAGCAAGCATGGTATTCTACTTTATACTATGCAAATCATTTCAGCTTAATAAGGAAAAGACCTATTTTTACTGAATTGTCTCTAATTCGAAATATGCAATAGAAAATCTATTACGTGCTAAAATCGCTAAAATCAGGGCCATCGTTGTTGTTTTCTTTCGATTACAACACTTACTATCATCACGGGACAAGCTTTACCTTGCCTATTTTCGGGGCGGAGAAATCCTGTTACTTAATCCGGGTTTATGCAATACCTGGTTTTATCAGAAAGGAATTTATTTCAAATGAGAACGATGAAATTGGGATTAGGAGGAGGTTGTCATTGGTGTACTGAGGGCATATTTCAGTCTGTGTTGGGCGTTAAGGAGGTTAAGCAAGGATGGATTTCATCTGAATCTCCTTATCAGAAATGGTCAGAAGGCGTAGAAATCACTTTCGATCCGCTTTTGGTTGATTTATCCTTGTTGATAGCCATTCACCTGCATTCGCACAGTTGTACAAGTGATCATGCTTTTCGGAAAAAGTACCGGTCTGCCATTTATTATTTTAATGAGGAGCAAGAAGAGATCAGTAGGAAAGTACTGTTAGAAATGCAGTCTGATTTTGACAGAGAGATTGTCACCAAAGTGATTCCATTTATAGATTTTAAGATTAATACAGAGCAATTTTTGGATTATTATAACAAAAATCCTGATCTGCCTTTTTGTACCAGCTACATAAAACCTAAACTAAATGCCTTGAAAGAACGTTTTCAAAAGGCAATGGTAAAATAATCCACGAGCTTGGATTATCGGAGAATTTAGAAAAACATAAAGCAAATACCTATGAATTGGAATGATATAATCAACTACGCCAATAATGGAAATTTAAAGCCCGACCGTAGGGTGGAAAAGACAGAGGCAGAATGGAAAGAATTACTTACTGAAGAGGAATTTCGTGTAACAAGACAAAAGGGTACAGAGCGTGCTTTCAGTTCTGACGTGTGTAGTTCTTTTGATCCAGGTATATACGCTTGCGTGTGTTGTGGTACTTTGCTATTTGATGCAAGTGAAAAATTTGAAAGCGGAACAGGTTGGCCCTCTTTTACGAAACCAATAAAAGACAATGCTGTAGCCCATCACAAGGACAGTAGCTTTGGTATGGTAAGGGTGGAAACTACTTGTAATACCTGCGATGCCCATTTAGGACATGTGTTTCCAGATGGTCCAGCACCAAGTGGATTGCGCTTTTGTATGAATGCTGTTTCCCTTAAAAAAGTGGAAGAAGAAAAATAAGCCTAAGTATTAGATTCCGGCCATTGTTTTCTGTGCTTCATTTTACCCAGAAATAAAAACATGGCCATTATCCATTAAAACAAAATGCATGCCCCAATGATCTATTCTAAACCCTATCCTACAGTGAATATTGCCCTAAGGGCTTTTTTAATATTGGTCATGACAGCGTCTCAGTCTCTCGCCCAAGAAAAAGCAGTGCCGGTTTTTGAAAACGGTGAAGCTCAAGAGGTGAAGGCTTTTAAGGATCCAAGTAAATGGATACGACATGACCTTTGGGTGGAAACCGATTTTGATAGTGATGCGGATGGTAAAATGGACCGCATGCATGTGGATGTAACTCGGCCTTATCAGACGGAATATGAAGGGTTAAAATTACCTGTTGTATACGTTTCAAGTCCTTATTTCGCAGGAGTGGCGCCAAATGTTCCAGGGCTTTTTTGGGATGTGAAACATGAATTGGGAAAACCACCGAAAGAGAGGGCACATCCGCAAGTCAAAACCATTTATAAACGGCCATTTATATCAGACTCTCATACCCGAGAATGGGTACCAAGAGGCTATATTGTTGTTCATTCCTCTTCACCAGGCACGGGTTTATCCCAGGGAGCGCCAACAGTAGGGGGGATAAATGAATCTCTTGCCCCTAAGGCCGTGATTGAATGGCTTGGTGGTCGCAGAGATGGATATACCAGTATTGACGGAAATGAAAAGGTAGAAGCTTATTGGTCCACCGGAAAGGTTGGGATGACCGGCACTTCCTATAATGGAACCATTCCATTGGCCGCTGCCACCACTGGTGTGGAAGGCTTGGAGGCGATTATACCCATTGCACCCAATACCTCCTATTATCATTATTACCGGTCAAATGGACTGGTTCGGTCACCAGGAGGGTATTTGGGTGAAGACATAGACGTATTGTACGATTTTATTCATAGTGGAGATACAGCCATGCGTGCAAGAAATAATGCACGTATTCGTGATAAGGAAATGAAAAAAGGCATGGACAGGGAAAGCGGTGATTTAAACGATTTCTGGTCTGGCCGTGATTACCTAAACCAAATGCAACCCATGAAGGCAGCTTTGTTGATGTCACATGGCTTTAATGATTGGAATGTAATGCCTGAACATAGCTATAGAATTTATAAAAAGGCAGTGGAAATGGGAATACCTTCCCAACTCTTTTACCATCAAGGAGGACATGGTGGACCACCACCGTTTTCGATGATGAACCGTTGGTTTACAAGGTATTTACATGGGGTAGAAAATGAGGTAGAGCAAGATGCCAAAGTTTGGATAGTAAGAGAAAATGATCCCCAAGACCAACCAACACCTTATCCAGCTTACCCCAACCCAGAAGCTTCAGCAGTTAAACTTTATCTCAAAGGAAATGCACCTGCCGCTGGAGAATTAAACCTAATGCCAGTTGAAAACCAAGGAAAGGAAACTTTGGTGGACAATTATTCATTTGATGGAGCTTCTCTAGCTCAGGCTGAACTAACCAAGCACCGCTTGCTGTTTGTTAGCCCAGAATTAAAAGAAGACTTACATTTATCTGGTGTACCTGAAATAACCATAAAGCTCGCTTCCAATAAACCAGCAGCCAACCTTTCTGTTTGGCTTGTTTCCTTGCCTTGGGATCCAGGAAAAAAAGCAAAAATCACTGATAATATTATTACTAGAGGTTGGGCTGATCCCCAAAATCATGCTTCTCTTAGAAAAGGAAAACCTTTAAAGCCAGATAAATTTTACAGCATGACCTTTCCATTACAGCCTGATGATCAAATTATTCCGAAAGGTCAAAAAATAGGCCTGATGGTTTTCTCTAGTGACAAGGAGTTTACAGTATGGCCAAGCCCAGGAACTGAACTTACGGTGGATATTGAACATACAGTTTTAGAATTACCTGTTGTAGGCGGAAGAGAGGCTTTGATGCAAAGTTTTGCCAAGCCTTAATAGATAGGACTTTTTTAATTGGACCCGAAATTTTCCTGAACAATTGCTTTTTTAATCACCTTAGTAAACAAACCATGAAAACACAAACACTATTACTATTAACCTTTTTATTCTTTTCCCAATCGCTTATGGCTCAGGATAAAGTTAAAGACTTTACCCTTCCCGCCGTAGGAAATCAAAAACCGTTTGTTTTAAGTGAAGCAAAAGGAAAATACGTGGCATTGCATTTCTTGCTTAAAACCGAATGTCCTTATTGCATTCGACATACCAATGATTATGTAGAGGAAACGACAGATTTGAAAGATGTATTACAAGTCTTTATTAAACCAGACACGGAAGAAGAAATCAAGGAATGGGCCGAAAACCTTGACGGGGACAGTTTCACCATTTATAGGGACGTAGATGCTCAATTGGCTGATGAATTAGGAATTCCTGATGGTTATTCTTTCCACAATCAACTTGTTCATTTTCCAGCATTGATATTGATTGGCCCTGATGGAAAAGAAGTTTATAGGTACATAGGAAAGAAGAATTCCGATCGATTACCTGTTAAGGATTTTATGACTGTATTGGAGGGATTGAGAAAATAATTTCTCCGTTATTAAGGACTTAGTCCCGTAATAGAAATTTTCTTTTGAATTTTAATAACAACCTGGATCAATGGCCTTAGAAGAATAAAACCACACTTCTATAGGCTGTTGTTTACTATAAGCGTTAGTAAAACTAAATTGATGGCCAGCCGAAATATCCCCAATAATACGGCTGTTTTGAGGTGATCTACCAGGTGCCTGTTCGTCAAGCTTATAAAAAGGAGGACTGATACTAAACCAATATTAAATAGGGTAATGGCCATAAGGGAGTAATCATACCACACAGAAAGGTCTACACGGTAAAAAATGCCATAAAGAATATAAATGACCAAAGTTAGCGTACTACTTCGTGTATTCCATTTGTATAGTTGTTCTCTGTTTATTTCTTTGGCCAACATTACTATTTATTTAAGGTGGACCCAATATAGCCAATTGATAGCCCATAACAAACCAAGGCGAATTTAGGTCTTGGAACATTGTAGGAGCTACAATTTTAAATTTAGTTTCGAATTTACTTCAAATCCGTTTAGAATAGGCCTTATGGTGCGTGATCGCTTATTTAATAAAATAAAGACCATGGCTTCCCGCCACAGCTCCAGCTGTAGTCAGTAGACTTAGCACAAGCAAAATCCAATGGGCCTTGTGTATAAATGAAAAAGTTTTTGTAGGATTTTTTTCCGCATATTCCTTAAATAACTTGTGAAGTACTAAGGGTTCTAAAACATACAAAACCAGGGTAAATATTAGCCAAACCAAGGTCATGGCATGTATCCACCAAAACCTGTAATCAAGGTATCTGTCCCAGGCATTCAGTTCATACATCATATAAAACCCAGATATTGCTGTTAGCAAAGTGGTAATTTTAGCCTGTAGGGCAAATCGACCTTCAATTTTTTCGAAAGTTTTGATTTGTTCTTCTTTTGAACCAAACCGTTTAATAGCTGGAATAATCACCGTGGTAACCATTGCTACTCCACCTATCCAAAGAATTACAGCCAATACATGAATTACTCGAGCAAAAGTGATGTTTTCCATTGATCAGTGTTTAGCCCGGATTTTGAAATAGGGTTTCATTATCTAATAGACAATCTATTAAGTGCTGAAATCGCTTCAAAATCAGCCACTTCGATGCTGTTTTGAATTTCACCATAGCGGTGCTATGCTAAATTCTCCAAACAGCCGATTGTCTTGCGATTGCAACACTTCCTGTAAACACGGGACAGGCTTCACCCCTGACTATTGTCAGGACGGAGAAATCCTATTACATAATCCGAGTTTAATTTGTTTACAATCAAATATACGCAAATGAGTGAATTTAAAACCTGATTTATATCAGATAAGGAGTGATAACAGAGGTAGAAAGCAGAAAATAAATGCTTGTATAAAACTGCCTATTAGCACCAATATCTCTAATTAGCATTTTTTTCTATTTTATACTATACAAGATGATCTATTGTAATAGAATGCTATTTAAAAAGAAGAAAAAAAACCACCTTCGCTTTAATTGGCAGCAAAGGTGGTTGGTCGTAAGATAATTGGGTTTATGTAATTCTTTGTTCTATAAAGTGGTTTATGTTTTGAAGCGGTAGTTAGAGAGGTTTGCCTAAAGCGGCATACCAGATTCCACCGTAGAGGTGTTTAAGAAAATCAGCATCTTCAAAGGCTTCTTCCACGTGGCCTAAGCCAGTGTAAAACACCCTTCCGCCATCATAGGTATGGTACCAAGAGATAGGGTGAACTGCTCCCATGCCCATTTTTTTACCATTTCGTTTCCCTACATCATAAGAGCTTTCATCCAATTGTAGGAGAATATTGACATCAGTATTGAAATTTTTGTACTCATACCACTCATCTGTCCAAAGCCATTTGTCATTAAGGTGATAGGTTGCAGGATGGTCTCCATTCATCACTTTAATTCTTGCTGTTTGCTGATGTGGATGGTGGTTGAATTGGCCACCTATCAATTTGGTATACCAAGGCCAGTCATATTCTGTATCTGTTGCACTATGTACACCTACCACTCCTTTGCCACTTTTAACAAATCGTTCAAATGCTGCTTTTTCATCTGCATTGAAAATGGTACCGGTGGTGCTCATCATAATGATGACATCGTAATTTTCAAGATTTTTATCATTGATCAAACTTGCGTCTTCTGTTGCATATACGCTAAATCGGTGTTTTTCTGCCAATTTTTTTATGGCAGCAACTCCTTCTGGGATTGACTGATGTCTAAAACCGGAAGTCTTACTGATGACCAAAGCTTTGAATTGCTGTGCCTGGGCAGTTGATGGAAAGGTTGCCAATAGAAGGCAGCCAATCAGTAGCGAAAATAGGCTTAGTTTATTATTTAGGTTATTCATAGGTATTTTGAATTAAAAACAAGGGACGATTATACCATTTTTATTTTACAATGTCGAATTTCTCTTTGGCATTTTTTCTACTAAATGCATTAAAGTGCCACCACTCAGAGCCAATGCCCTTAAAGCCTGCCGCATTCATCACTTTTCTAAGTAATTGTCTATTTTCAACTTGTTGTTCATTGATTTTTCCTTCTCTAAGCATTTGATCTTCCCTGTCTGGATAAGCAGGATACCCAAAAAAGTCAAAATCTGTGCCCATATCCAAGGACTTTCCAGTCCTTATATCTGCTATGCTTAGGTCTACAGCCACACCATAGTTGTGTAAGCTTCCTTTTTGAGGATCTGCTACATAAAGGGGTTTTATCTTTTCCGGCTTGTCCAATTCATCCCAAAGAATTTGCTGCACAGACAAAGGCCTTACACCATCGTAAACGAGAAAGGTCAATGTGCTGTCTTTTTGTTGTAGGACAGAATGTGCTTTTTTTAAGCTACTAGCCACTTCAGGCTGTAAATAACAGCGAGTAAGCTTTCCATATACATCCTTACCAAAGAAATTATTTTTGGTAGAATACCTAAGGTCTACCAATAAGCCTGGTATTTCTTTCTGTAGGTCTACAAGCCCAGCGTCAATTAGTCTTTGTTCTAATTCTCCTATTGGATCGCTTGTTAACTCCATTATTACGCTGTCTTTTATGACCTTTTCATGGCCATTCTCCTTAAGCGTTACAATGGTGTTATTTTGCCTGCTTTCACCGCAAGCCAGGATAGATAGGATTATCAAGCTGGCGATAAGCCTTTTCATAAGCCTTCTTTGTGTATTTGGGTAGTGCTTGCTTGAGCTGTTGGTAGGACAATTACATCTGCCAAAACCACATGGGGAGGCCTTGTGACCGCAAAGCGTACCACATCTGCAATATCTTCTGCCTTGAGTGGTGTAAAACCTTGGTATACATTGCCGGCTTTGTCTTCATCTCCCTTGAATCGGACCAGAGAAAATTCCGTGTCTACCAAGCCGGGGTTGATGGCCATTACTTTGATACCATAAGGGTTTAGATCCAGACGCATGCCTTTGGTGATTGCATCCACAGCATGCTTGGATCCACAATAGACATTTCCTTTAGGGTATACCTCTTTGCCAGCAGTGGAGCCAATATTAATGATTTGTCCATGTTTTCGCTCCACCATACCAGGTATTATTTTTTTTGATACATAGAGTAAACCTTTTACATTGATATCCATCATGGCATCCCAGTCGTCTTCGCTGCCATTTTGTATAAAGTCTAGGCCATGGGCATTGCCTGCATTGTTGATCAATACTTCTATTTTTTGCCAATCTTCAGGCAGGGAATCTATGGCGCTGTATACGGCCCTTTTTTCCCTTACATCGAAAACCAAATATTGGTAGGGGGTGTTTTCTGGAAGAAGTGTTTTTAGCTCTATAAGCCTTTCTTTTCTTCGCCCGCAAGCGATGATGGCAAAACCTTCTTCAGCCAGGTATTGGGCACATGCCTTACCTATACCGGAAGTAGCTCCTGTGATAAATGCAATTTTCTTTTCCATAAGGGAAGATAAATGTTTTCCCCTAAGATTAAAAGTCAATCGGGCTGCAATGCTTTCTCCTTATTGAAAATTTAAATAAACAGTGATGGATTTTCTTCGGATGTCTGAAATGGCTCCTGCCATACGATTGTCGGAATATCCTTCCTGATGAAGGTTCATCATGCCGTGAGAAAAACGTATTTCAGGGGAGAATTTGAAATAGCGGAAATAAAGATCAAAACCCAAACCCATTTCCAGTGCTAGGTCAGTACCTTTCAATGCAATAGGATCTTCATTGGCTTCTTCTTGGTTTTTAGTCCTGAACTGACCATTGACCCCACCTATAAAAAACATACGGGTATTATTAAACCGTTGAGATTTATATTTAAATAATAGGGGCATTTCTACCAGTGTTTCTTCTGTAAGTAAAGGTACTGTGCTGATTCCTATACCATTTATGGCATTTGGGTCATTTGTAAAAAGTTGCAATTCTGTACGGTATTCATAAAAACCAACCTTAGGAGTAAACATAAGGTTTACCTGATCGTGAAGCCTTGCTGTAACCAAAAAACCCAAAGCAAAGCCAGGTGAGAAGCTTGGCATTATAGCCCTTACATCTCCAAGTAATGGATAATTAGGGTTCAGAAAGTTTTCAGAATATTTGATTCTGAGGCTACTATTGTGGGCAGCAAGGAAAAAACCATAAGACAATGGTTGGTTATCACTTCCAGAGGGATTAAAAATAAGGCTTTTTTGCTGTGCCTGTACCAGTTGGGACTGGGTAAAGAGCAGGCACAAGCCAAAAAGAATTACTTTATACCAATGTAAATTGAACTTATGCCAAATGTTAGCGTCTTGCATTGCGTTTTTTTGAAACCTACCCTTTCAAGAATATTAATAAAATCATTTCCATCAGGAAAAGCTTTAACCGATTCGGGTAAATAGGTATAAGCGGAATTGTCCTTAGAGATGACTTTACCAATTTGAGGTAAAATATATTTAAAATAAAAGGAATAAGCTTGCTTCATCGGGAATTTTTTTGGTGTTGAAAATTCCAATATCACCGTTTTTCCTCCTGGTTTAAGTACCCTGTACATGTCTGCCAGTCCTTTTTCGAGGTTTTCGAAGTTCCTGACACCAAAAGAAACGATGACAGCATCGAACTTATTTTCTTCAAAGAGCAACTTTTCTGAATCTCCCATTTGCAAATCAATAAGGTGATCCAGTTTCTTTTGTTTCATTTTTTTGCGCCCCTCATTGAGCATCCCTTCGGAAATGTCCACCCCGATTATCTTTTCCGGCTTAAGACTTAAGGCTTCTATAGCAAAGTCACCAGTACCGGTGGCAATGTCTAATATTAACTTAGGATGGTCATTCTGCAACATTTTAATGGCTTTCTTTCGCCAGATAATGTCTATTCCCAAGCTTAGCACGTGGTTTAGCAAATCGTAATTTTTGCTAATATTATTAAACATGTTGGCAACTTGTTGCTTCTTGCCTTCTTTTTGATTTTTGTATGGAACTACGGACATGGCTTCTATTTTCTATACAATATTACTAAGTAAACTTGAGCAATGGAAAATTGTTAATGAATTAATGGTTTGGAGACCATTGCGGAATTTAGTTACCTTTGTAAAAAAAAAGGGCCATGTTGAAGAATGCACGCTTTTTAATGAGTAATACTGACCACACAAAGTGTCCGGCACCTAATAAGCCGGAGTTCGCTTTTATTGGTAGATCCAATGTTGGGAAAAGTTCTCTAATCAACATGCTTACCGATCACAAACACCTGGCTAAAACTTCTGGAAAGCCCGGTAAGACTCAGTTAATCAATCACTTTGAAATAGATTCACGATGGTACATGGTGGATCTTCCAGGCTATGGCTTTGCTAAAGCCAATAAAAAATTAAAAGCCGATTGGAACAAAATGATTCGCAATTACCTTACTGAGAGGGAAAATCTGGTTTCAGTTTTTGTGTTGATCGACAGCCGTCTGGCACCCCAACCCATAGACATTGAATTTATTACCTGGTGTGGACAATTGGAACTGCCTGTAACCTTGATTTTTACAAAAGCAGACAAACAATCACAATCAAAAACTTCCGATAATGTTCATCGCTTTCTTGATGAAATGGAAAAAATGTTTGTAGAGGCCCCAGAGTTTTTTGTTACCTCTGCCATGACAAGAGTTGGTAGAGATGAGTTGACCCAGTTTATTGAAGAAAACGTATCGGATTACTATGAGCAGGGGTAAGAACCCCATATTTTCTCAAGTTTACCTTATATTTTAAGCCAAAAAAATAAATAACTATCATGGAATTTAAAGACATTGCCACTGTTTCTGGAAAACCAGGTTTATATAAAGTACTAAAGCCCAGCAGAAGTGGAGTAATCCTCGAATCTCTGGATGAAAAGAAAGGTAAATTGGTCGTTGGTGCCGCACAAAGGGTTTCCCTTTTGAGTGAAATATCCATTTATACACTTACTGAAGAGGGTGCTTCTCCACTTCAGGACATTATGATCAAAATAGAAAAAGAATTTAAAGGAGATACTGGCCTTGAAGGAGCTGACAAAGAAGAATATCAGGCTTTTATGAAGCATATTCTTCCTGAGTTTGACGAAGATAGAGTTTATGCATCTGATGTCAAAAAATTGATCAACTGGTACCATATCGTTCGATCAGAATGCCCGGAAGTTCTTGAGGAACCTGAAGCAACTGAAGAAAGTGAATCCAAAGAAGAGAAGGAATAAATTCAATGAATCCGTCTAATGCTGATTCAGCCATTATTCAAACAGTCGCAGTAGATCTTAAAGATTTACTGCAACTGCCTGAAACTCCTGAGTCAATTGACAAAGAGGGCTTAGCAAAAGCCATTTCCCCAATGGTTTCACAATTGCTTAATCGGGAATTTGAAAGGTTTCTTCAACTTTGTTATCGTTTAGACCTTGGTGAAGGAAAAGTTCGTGAAATATTAAATCAATGCCCACCTGAAGAAATTACTCATCAGATGTCTTTAGCCATAGTAGACAGGCAGTTGATAAAAGTACATTTTAGACAGAAATACAAAGAGTAATCGCTTAGGGATTGAGAATTTTCTCCAGCTTTCTCACCATTTTTGTAGATCCAATATAAAAAGGTGTGCGCTGATGCAAGCTTTCTGGTTGTATGTCTAAAATTCTGTTTTTCCCGTCTGATGCTA
Protein-coding sequences here:
- a CDS encoding glycosyl-4,4'-diaponeurosporenoate acyltransferase CrtO family protein translates to MKIIKQALFILMALFLLYFSFTTVRQIVVFGPEKLSLGESFFLGFLINLCVTGIFAFPGFVFPTSKLLPDNYYTIKNSSKLMRLYSILGVKYFQKLLLLFFWGKKANRKKFFDGTKNGLERFSYQSKQSEFGHLGPLFVILLVAILMAFSSYYLLVFFIVVINIIGNLYPVILQRYHRIRIGKILST
- a CDS encoding peptide-methionine (S)-S-oxide reductase, coding for MQYLVLSERNLFQMRTMKLGLGGGCHWCTEGIFQSVLGVKEVKQGWISSESPYQKWSEGVEITFDPLLVDLSLLIAIHLHSHSCTSDHAFRKKYRSAIYYFNEEQEEISRKVLLEMQSDFDREIVTKVIPFIDFKINTEQFLDYYNKNPDLPFCTSYIKPKLNALKERFQKAMVK
- the msrB gene encoding peptide-methionine (R)-S-oxide reductase MsrB; this encodes MNWNDIINYANNGNLKPDRRVEKTEAEWKELLTEEEFRVTRQKGTERAFSSDVCSSFDPGIYACVCCGTLLFDASEKFESGTGWPSFTKPIKDNAVAHHKDSSFGMVRVETTCNTCDAHLGHVFPDGPAPSGLRFCMNAVSLKKVEEEK
- a CDS encoding Xaa-Pro dipeptidyl-peptidase; amino-acid sequence: MIYSKPYPTVNIALRAFLILVMTASQSLAQEKAVPVFENGEAQEVKAFKDPSKWIRHDLWVETDFDSDADGKMDRMHVDVTRPYQTEYEGLKLPVVYVSSPYFAGVAPNVPGLFWDVKHELGKPPKERAHPQVKTIYKRPFISDSHTREWVPRGYIVVHSSSPGTGLSQGAPTVGGINESLAPKAVIEWLGGRRDGYTSIDGNEKVEAYWSTGKVGMTGTSYNGTIPLAAATTGVEGLEAIIPIAPNTSYYHYYRSNGLVRSPGGYLGEDIDVLYDFIHSGDTAMRARNNARIRDKEMKKGMDRESGDLNDFWSGRDYLNQMQPMKAALLMSHGFNDWNVMPEHSYRIYKKAVEMGIPSQLFYHQGGHGGPPPFSMMNRWFTRYLHGVENEVEQDAKVWIVRENDPQDQPTPYPAYPNPEASAVKLYLKGNAPAAGELNLMPVENQGKETLVDNYSFDGASLAQAELTKHRLLFVSPELKEDLHLSGVPEITIKLASNKPAANLSVWLVSLPWDPGKKAKITDNIITRGWADPQNHASLRKGKPLKPDKFYSMTFPLQPDDQIIPKGQKIGLMVFSSDKEFTVWPSPGTELTVDIEHTVLELPVVGGREALMQSFAKP
- a CDS encoding peroxiredoxin family protein; the protein is MKTQTLLLLTFLFFSQSLMAQDKVKDFTLPAVGNQKPFVLSEAKGKYVALHFLLKTECPYCIRHTNDYVEETTDLKDVLQVFIKPDTEEEIKEWAENLDGDSFTIYRDVDAQLADELGIPDGYSFHNQLVHFPALILIGPDGKEVYRYIGKKNSDRLPVKDFMTVLEGLRK
- a CDS encoding membrane protein, encoding MENITFARVIHVLAVILWIGGVAMVTTVIIPAIKRFGSKEEQIKTFEKIEGRFALQAKITTLLTAISGFYMMYELNAWDRYLDYRFWWIHAMTLVWLIFTLVLYVLEPLVLHKLFKEYAEKNPTKTFSFIHKAHWILLVLSLLTTAGAVAGSHGLYFIK
- a CDS encoding ThuA domain-containing protein; this encodes MNNLNNKLSLFSLLIGCLLLATFPSTAQAQQFKALVISKTSGFRHQSIPEGVAAIKKLAEKHRFSVYATEDASLINDKNLENYDVIIMMSTTGTIFNADEKAAFERFVKSGKGVVGVHSATDTEYDWPWYTKLIGGQFNHHPHQQTARIKVMNGDHPATYHLNDKWLWTDEWYEYKNFNTDVNILLQLDESSYDVGKRNGKKMGMGAVHPISWYHTYDGGRVFYTGLGHVEEAFEDADFLKHLYGGIWYAALGKPL
- a CDS encoding M15 family metallopeptidase — translated: MKRLIASLIILSILACGESRQNNTIVTLKENGHEKVIKDSVIMELTSDPIGELEQRLIDAGLVDLQKEIPGLLVDLRYSTKNNFFGKDVYGKLTRCYLQPEVASSLKKAHSVLQQKDSTLTFLVYDGVRPLSVQQILWDELDKPEKIKPLYVADPQKGSLHNYGVAVDLSIADIRTGKSLDMGTDFDFFGYPAYPDREDQMLREGKINEQQVENRQLLRKVMNAAGFKGIGSEWWHFNAFSRKNAKEKFDIVK
- a CDS encoding SDR family NAD(P)-dependent oxidoreductase; amino-acid sequence: MEKKIAFITGATSGIGKACAQYLAEEGFAIIACGRRKERLIELKTLLPENTPYQYLVFDVREKRAVYSAIDSLPEDWQKIEVLINNAGNAHGLDFIQNGSEDDWDAMMDINVKGLLYVSKKIIPGMVERKHGQIINIGSTAGKEVYPKGNVYCGSKHAVDAITKGMRLDLNPYGIKVMAINPGLVDTEFSLVRFKGDEDKAGNVYQGFTPLKAEDIADVVRFAVTRPPHVVLADVIVLPTAQASTTQIHKEGL
- the porT gene encoding type IX secretion/gliding motility protein PorT/SprT produces the protein MQDANIWHKFNLHWYKVILFGLCLLFTQSQLVQAQQKSLIFNPSGSDNQPLSYGFFLAAHNSSLRIKYSENFLNPNYPLLGDVRAIMPSFSPGFALGFLVTARLHDQVNLMFTPKVGFYEYRTELQLFTNDPNAINGIGISTVPLLTEETLVEMPLLFKYKSQRFNNTRMFFIGGVNGQFRTKNQEEANEDPIALKGTDLALEMGLGFDLYFRYFKFSPEIRFSHGMMNLHQEGYSDNRMAGAISDIRRKSITVYLNFQ
- the ubiE gene encoding bifunctional demethylmenaquinone methyltransferase/2-methoxy-6-polyprenyl-1,4-benzoquinol methylase UbiE; amino-acid sequence: MSVVPYKNQKEGKKQQVANMFNNISKNYDLLNHVLSLGIDIIWRKKAIKMLQNDHPKLILDIATGTGDFAIEALSLKPEKIIGVDISEGMLNEGRKKMKQKKLDHLIDLQMGDSEKLLFEENKFDAVIVSFGVRNFENLEKGLADMYRVLKPGGKTVILEFSTPKKFPMKQAYSFYFKYILPQIGKVISKDNSAYTYLPESVKAFPDGNDFINILERVGFKKTQCKTLTFGISSIYIGIK
- the yihA gene encoding ribosome biogenesis GTP-binding protein YihA/YsxC; amino-acid sequence: MLKNARFLMSNTDHTKCPAPNKPEFAFIGRSNVGKSSLINMLTDHKHLAKTSGKPGKTQLINHFEIDSRWYMVDLPGYGFAKANKKLKADWNKMIRNYLTERENLVSVFVLIDSRLAPQPIDIEFITWCGQLELPVTLIFTKADKQSQSKTSDNVHRFLDEMEKMFVEAPEFFVTSAMTRVGRDELTQFIEENVSDYYEQG
- a CDS encoding DUF5606 family protein translates to MEFKDIATVSGKPGLYKVLKPSRSGVILESLDEKKGKLVVGAAQRVSLLSEISIYTLTEEGASPLQDIMIKIEKEFKGDTGLEGADKEEYQAFMKHILPEFDEDRVYASDVKKLINWYHIVRSECPEVLEEPEATEESESKEEKE